The nucleotide window TGATGACGTTGGAGACGTTGACCGGTTCATGGCTCTCGCACACAGAAAAGAAGAATAAACATCTTGGTGGGTAATCCGAAATGGATTCCCACCACAATAAAATATAAATGAATAATCATTATAGAAGGGAATGTGTTATCTTTAACATAACCAAGAGGTGTAAAGATGGGAAAAAACGCAGCACAAAACTCTGAAGATTATGGAAAACAATGGGTCAAAGAAGATCCAGAAAAAGAAGGCATATACTGGCCAACAGAGGAACTCAAAGAAAAAGCACACATAAACGACGCCAAAATATACGAAGAAGCCAGAAAAGACCCACATCAATTCTGGGCAGAACAAGCAAAAAAAGAATACGATTGGTTCGAAGATTGGGACGAAGTAATGGAATGGGAACCCCCCTTCTTCAACTGGTTCTTAGGAAGCAAAACAAACCTAGCATACAACTGTCTAGACAGACATCTAGAAGACAAAAGAAACAAAGCCGCAATTATATGGGAACCAGAACCAATCGAAGAAGAGAAACAAATTCTCACATACCAAGAACTCTACAACATGACAAACAAGTTCGCAAACGCCCTTAAAGACCTAGGTATCGAAGAAAACGAACCCGTAACCTTCTGGATGCCAATGGTTCCAGAAACAGCGGTAGCAGCTCTAGCTTGCCAAAGAATAGGAGCCTGGCACTCCATCGTGTTCACAGCATTCAGTCCAAACGCCGTCAAACAAAGAATGGAAGACGCCGGATCTAAAACATTAATAACAATAGATGGATTCTATCGAAGAGGAAAGGTAATAGAACTAAAAAGCCAGATAGGAGAAGTACTAGAAGAAGTTGAAGCTGAAAACTGCATAGTTGTAAACAGAGCAGATACCGAACCACCAATGGAAGAAGGAAGAGACATTTACTTCGACGAATTAATGGAAAAAGGAGACAGCTATTGTAAACCAGTTGAAAAAGATGCAGAAGACACAGGATTCTTACTATACACATCCGGAACAACCGGAAAACCAAAAGGAATAAAACACTCATGCGGAGCCTATGGCGCACAAGCCGCAGTTACAATGAAATGGATCTTCGACATCCACGAAAACGACGTATTCTTCACAAGCGCCGACATAGGCTGGATAACCGGACATAGCTACGCCCTCTACGGACCACTCTCCCTAGGAGCAACCGAAATATGGTACGAAGGATCACCAGACTATCCAGAACCAGACAGACTATGGAAAATAATAGAAGAAAACGGCGTAACACAATTCTACACAGCACCAACCGCAATAAGAGCCCTAAGACAAAAAGGAGACGAATGGGTAGATAAACACGACCTAGGGTCATTAAGACTACTTGGCTCAGTCGGCGAACCAATAGACCACGACACATGGATGTGGTTCTTCAACAAAGTAGGTGGAGGAAGATGCCCAATAGTCGACACATACTGGCAAACCGAAACCGGAGGAATACTACTAACATCCCTACCAGGAATCGGACCGTTCGTACCAGGAGTAGCTGGACCAGCAATGCCAGGAATCGGATACGACATACTCGACGCGACAGGAGAACCAGTAGAACCAGGAGAAAGCGGTGAAATAGTTATAAAAGGACCAAACTTCGGTCCCGGAATGCTAAGAGGCGTATACAAAAACCCAGAAAGATATGAAGACACATACTTCAGCGAATATGGAAACGAAACATACTTCAGTGGAGACGGCGGAGTAAAAAGAGAAATCCAAATCGGAGGACAACAACTACTAGAGATCACAGGCCGAATAGACGACGTCCTCGAAGTAGCTGGACATAGATTAGGTTCAGCCGAAATAGAAGACGCAGTAGACAGTATAGACGAAATAGTAGAAGCCGCAGTAGTAGGAGAACCACACGAAGTCAAAGGAGAAGTCCCAGCCGTATTCGCAATACTACAAGACGGAGTCGAACCCTCACAAGAACTAGAAAAACAGATAGTTAAAGTAGTAAGAGAACAAGTTGGGCCAGTTGCAACACCACACGTTGCATACTTCGTTTCAAACCTACCAAAAACAGAAAGCGGCAAAATAATAAGAAGATTCCTAAAAGGACTTGTAAGAAACACAGAGCTTGGAGACATGACAACAGCAAGCAACCCCGAATGCCTCGTAGAAATCGCAGAGAAAACAGAATACGACGGACCACAAGAAATACCAGGCTACAACGCCTAACCCAAAAAAACCCTCTCCCCCTTTCTTATTTTTTTATCTACCGAATATCCAACTATTTTTAATTAACTTAACTCAATCTTCATAATTATAGTGATCAAAAATGGATGTAGATCAAACAGCATACATATCTAAAACCGCCCACATAACTGGAGACCTGGAGATAGGGCGTTATTCAAGCGTTTGGCACAACGCAACTATAAGGGCCGACAGCACCATCAAAATAGGTAATGGAACAAACATACAAGACAACGCAGTGTTACACTCCATGGGAGATGAAAGCACATTTGTAGGTGACAACGTAACTATAGGACATTCCGCCGTAGTACATGGCTGCACAGTTGAAGATGAATGTCTAATAGGTATGGGTTCAGTAATACTGAATGATGCCGTTATAGGAGAAAACTGCATAATAGGTGCTTCCGCATTAATACTTGAAGGTCAGGAAATACCTCCTAACTCTCTGGTTATCGGTGTTCCTGGGAAAGTAGCACGAAATCTTAATCAAGATGACATTCAAAGAATAAAGGAAAAAGCACGTGAATACAAGGAACTTGCAGAAAAATACAAAAAAGAATAAAAACGAACAAAAAACCTAAATACACTTAAAAAGACCTTATCGAGGTAATAATTTGAATCCAAGAATATTGGTTGCAGGAACTAAAAGTGGTGTTGGAAAAACAACTATAACTATAGGGTTGATGGGGGCTTTAAAGCAAAAAGGAATCGATGTACAGCCTTTTAAAGTTGGGCCTGATTATATAGATCCTGGTTTCCATACCCAGATTACAGGAAACAGGTCCCGCAACTTAGATAGCTATCTACTAAAAGACAAAGTTATAAAAGAAAGTTTCTTAAACGCTTCATCAAACTCAGATATATCTATTATAGAGGGGGTTATGGGTCTCTACGACGGTAAACATGGAGGGGGAGAGCCTGGAGCAGGTAGTTCCGCCGAAATCGCTAAAATACTAGACATACCCATAATCCTAGTTATAGACGCCGGAAAGATGGCTCAAAGCGCAGCTGCAATGCTACATGGATACAGTACCTACGACAAAGAAATCGAGGTAGCAGGAGTAATACTGAACAACGTTAGCAGTGAAAG belongs to Methanonatronarchaeum sp. AMET-Sl and includes:
- the acs gene encoding acetate--CoA ligase, with product MGKNAAQNSEDYGKQWVKEDPEKEGIYWPTEELKEKAHINDAKIYEEARKDPHQFWAEQAKKEYDWFEDWDEVMEWEPPFFNWFLGSKTNLAYNCLDRHLEDKRNKAAIIWEPEPIEEEKQILTYQELYNMTNKFANALKDLGIEENEPVTFWMPMVPETAVAALACQRIGAWHSIVFTAFSPNAVKQRMEDAGSKTLITIDGFYRRGKVIELKSQIGEVLEEVEAENCIVVNRADTEPPMEEGRDIYFDELMEKGDSYCKPVEKDAEDTGFLLYTSGTTGKPKGIKHSCGAYGAQAAVTMKWIFDIHENDVFFTSADIGWITGHSYALYGPLSLGATEIWYEGSPDYPEPDRLWKIIEENGVTQFYTAPTAIRALRQKGDEWVDKHDLGSLRLLGSVGEPIDHDTWMWFFNKVGGGRCPIVDTYWQTETGGILLTSLPGIGPFVPGVAGPAMPGIGYDILDATGEPVEPGESGEIVIKGPNFGPGMLRGVYKNPERYEDTYFSEYGNETYFSGDGGVKREIQIGGQQLLEITGRIDDVLEVAGHRLGSAEIEDAVDSIDEIVEAAVVGEPHEVKGEVPAVFAILQDGVEPSQELEKQIVKVVREQVGPVATPHVAYFVSNLPKTESGKIIRRFLKGLVRNTELGDMTTASNPECLVEIAEKTEYDGPQEIPGYNA
- a CDS encoding gamma carbonic anhydrase family protein — translated: MDVDQTAYISKTAHITGDLEIGRYSSVWHNATIRADSTIKIGNGTNIQDNAVLHSMGDESTFVGDNVTIGHSAVVHGCTVEDECLIGMGSVILNDAVIGENCIIGASALILEGQEIPPNSLVIGVPGKVARNLNQDDIQRIKEKAREYKELAEKYKKE